The following coding sequences are from one Ornithodoros turicata isolate Travis chromosome 1, ASM3712646v1, whole genome shotgun sequence window:
- the LOC135366894 gene encoding NPC intracellular cholesterol transporter 1-like yields the protein MRPSFSVFPALCLLLASGSLADKCVMRSHCGHDDSLDKPVPCKVSEEPKALAQSDRQLFEEVCPDLAATTDLACCDVEQLRALKADLQQPIDIGMKHYPSCLRNFRNIFCHLLCSPKQSDFVKVVDSKDSREGKPEVTKAVYALSRKFTEGAYKSCENVRVKGIFKLMTFMCGWWCDSQKWFTYLGSTASEGGYSPYKLEFKITNDETVEVDGTELRPMNADVI from the coding sequence ATGAGGCCAAGTTTCTCCGTTTTCCCGGCTCTGTGCCTTCTCTTGGCCTCAGGGTCCCTCGCCGACAAGTGTGTTATGCGTAGCCATTGCGGTCATGACGACAGTCTCGACAAACCTGTGCCTTGTAAGGTCAGTGAAGAACCGAAAGCCCTGGCTCAGTCTGACAGACAACTCTTCGAGGAAGTCTGCCCGGACCTTGCAGCAACGACAGACCTCGCCTGCTGCGACGTTGAACAGCTGCGCGCCCTTAAAGCTGACTTACAGCAACCGATCGACATTGGTATGAAGCACTATCCCAGCTGCCTCCGAaacttcagaaatatattttgCCATTTGTTGTGTTCACCGAAGCAGTCTGACTTCGTGAAAGTGGTCGATTCGAAAGACAGCAGGGAAGGTAAGCCGGAAGTGACGAAAGCAGTTTACGCTCTGAGTAGAAAGTTCACGGAGGGAGCTTATAAGTCGTGCGAAAATGTGAGAGTAAAGGGGATCTTCAAGTTGATGACCTTCATGTGCGGATGGTGGTGCGATTCTCAGAAGTGGTTCACGTACTTGGGTTCCACGGCATCGGAAGGAGGATATTCTCCCTACAAGCTGGAGTTCAAGATTACCAATGATGAAACGGTCGAGGTCGATGGGACGGAGTTGCGACCCATGAACGCCGATGTCATTTGA